A region of the Chitinophagaceae bacterium genome:
CCTTATCGCCCTTGCCGATCACCCTGATAAAACCCACATCCAGGAAGAGGCAGCTGATACGCAGGTTCACCAGTTCACTCACCCGTAGCCCGCAGCTGTACATGGTTTCCAGTATGGCTTTGTTGCGGCCGCCTTCGGGTTTGCTCAGGTCAATTTGTGCAATGATGCTTTCGATCTCTTCAAAACTCAGGGTGTCGGGCAACATTCTTTTTTGCCTGGGCGATTCCAGCAGTTCCGTGGGGTTTGCTGTAACGATCTGTTCCATAACGCAATACCGGTAAAAGCTTTTCATGCCCGAAATGATCCTCGATTGGGAAGCAACGGTCATGCCCAGTTCGCCTGTCCATTGCACGAAATTTTCCAGGTCTTTCAGCTTAAGTTCCTGCGGGGTTACCATTCTTCTTGTTGTTTGCAGGTAATCCGTCAGTTTCTCAATGTCACGCAGGTATGCCTCTACCGAGTTATCGGCCAGTGATTTTTCAAGCTGCAGCCAGGCTTTAAATCCTTTCTTATAGGGTTCCCACATGCGGCGAAGGCGTTTGAAAATTAAGATTATTCATTAAAGTCAATATACACTATTTTCGCAGCCTAAATTTCGTCAATAGTCATCAATATACAATATGCAGGCAGTTAACCTCCGTTCGTTCAGGCAAAAAGTACGTTTCAATAAAAAAAGACTGAGAGCATTTCTTACAAAGATCGAGAAGGATCCCCCACGGGGACTGGATAATCTTACCCGGTCACTGGAGCCCGAAGTGTGGAAGGAAGTGGACTGCCTTAGCTGCGCCAACTGCTGCAAGACGATGAGTCCTACGTTCACCAAAACCGATATCAAACGGATATCAAAACATTTTGGACAAACGCCGGAGGAGTTCACTAAAAAATGGCTTCGTAAGGACAGGATCGGCGACATGCTCAACAAGGTGGAGCCCTGCCAGTTCCTGAATTTAGCGGATAATAAATGTTCCATTTACGAAATAAGGCCTGCCGATTGTTCCGGCTTTCCTCATTTACCCAAAAGAAAGATGCTGGACTATATGCACATACACAAGCAGAACATTGAATACTGCCCGGCTACGTATAAACTGGTGGAGAAGATGCAGGAAGCAATGGAAATTGGGCATTAGGCATTGGTCATTAGGAGAATACTTGTTTAAGATCCATGATCCCTGAACCCTGATCCAGTATCCTGTATCCTGTATCTTGTATCTCGTATCCCGTATTCCCTCTCACAAATACACATCTTCGATCAGAAAATACTCAACGGGTTCATCCTTTATGATCGTGATGGCGAGTATGTTGAACTGTATCCTTTTCCATTGGGGTTGCTGGTAAAGATATTCTTCTGAGGCATTTATAAGGTTCTGTATCTTTTTTTTAGAAACCGCTTCTTCCGGGTGGCCGAATTTTTTTGTACGGCGGGTCTTCACTTCCACGAAATGCAGGATGCCGTCTTTTTGGGCAATGATGTCCACTTCCCAGTGCAAATGACGCCAGTTCCGGTGCAGCACAGCAAAGCCTTTGCCGGAGAGGTATTCCACGGCCATGTTTTCCCCCAGGCTGCCGGTCTTATTGTGCTGTGCCATGGTTCAAAGTTATTGATTTGCTTAATTCACAGGCTGAGGATAACTGCATTTACAAAATGCCACCGGAAAAATATTATTGCTTATTTTTGTGAAAATCTTCCAGAAGGTATGAAACAAAATAAACTGAATTTACTGGTTGCTGCTGTATTGGTAATTTTTGCGGTGATCTTAAAAGTAGCAACCCATCCACATACGTTTAGTCCGATCATAGCGATCGCATTATTCAGCGGGGTAGTTATAACAGATAAAAGACTTTCTTTTGCCATGCCCTTGTTCGCCATGTTTGCATCGGATATTATCCTGGAAGTTTTCACTACGTCCCCCGGATTCTATGGGTTAGAGCAGATAGGCAACTATGCCGCTTTGTTGTTCATCACCCTGCTTGGGTTTGCAATGAAGAAGATCAACATTATTACCGTGGCCGGATTTTCACTGGTTTCATCGCTTTTGTTTTATTTTCTCAGTAATACCAACACCTTCTTTTTTGATACGTTAAATGCTTACGATAATATTTTCAGCGGGTACATTAGTTGCATGACCGCAGGGATTCCTTTTATCAAGTGGGTACAGGATCTTATTTTCAGTACAATTCTTTTTGGAAGCTATGTGTTTTTGTTTAAGACTGCCAGAAAGAAAGTCGTAGCTTGAATAATTTGATATCTGAAGATTAACTGATCTTCAAATCAATTCTTCATAGCCTTCATCAACGGCAAGATGTTTCCCGTCGGCTGCAGCCGTGGCCAGTTCATCGCAGCGGTTATTAAAGGGGTTATCGGCATGGCCTTTCACCCATTTCATTTTTATTTTCATCTTCCGGGAAAGATGAAAATATCTGGTCCAAAGGTCTTTGTTCTTTTTCCGCCTTTAAAGTCTGTTCTTATCCAGTTATTCAGCCAGCCTTCCTCAATGGCCTTCACCACGTACTGGCTGTCGGAATAAATGACCACCGGCAGCTCTTTTTTGGTAATGGCTTCCAGCCCGGTGATAACGGCCAGCAATTCCATCCGGTTGTTGGTAGTAAGGCGAAAGCCTTTGGAGATCTCTTTGCGGTGATGATTCCACATCAGTATAACGGCAAAGCCACCGGGGCCGGGATTACCACGGGAAGAACCATCGGTATAGATCTTTATTTCAGACAATTAGTAATCGTTTAAAGGTTTAAGTCGTTTAAGGGTTGAAGGCTTAAAGAAGGTATAAATTTTTTAAACCCTTTAAATGGCTTAAATCCTTAAACGTGGAAACGTTCATCAAACCTGGAAAACCCCTGTTTTAAATTCCGGGATATCCGGGTTGTGATCCGCTGCAGCAATGCCTTCTGAAATGTATTTCCTTGTTTCTCCCGGGTCAATGATGCCATCCACCCAAAGCCGGGCAGCAGCATAATAGGGGGTGGTTTGAGAATCGTAGCGTTGTATCAGTTGTTGCAACAGTTTTTTTTCCTCTTCGGGAGTGATCTCTTTGCCTTTGGCTTTTAAGGTAGCCACCTGTATCTGGAGCATGGTTTTGGCCGCCTGCTCGCCACCCATCACCGCGATCTTTGCCGTGGGCCAGGCATAAATAAAACGGGGATCGTAGGCTTTGCCGCACATGGCATAGTTGCCTGCACCATAGGAATTACCGGTGATGATGGTGATCTTGGGCACTACCGAATTGGCAACAGCATTCACCAGTTTGGCACCGTCCTTAATAATACCACTGTGTTCGCTGCGGCTGCCTACCATGAAGCCGGTCACGTCCTGTAAAAAAACAAGCGGTATCCTTTTTTGATTGCAGTTCATGATGAAGCGGGCTGCTTTATCGGCGCTGTCGTTGTAAATAACACCGCCCAACTGCATCTCGCCTTTCTTGCTTTTTACGATCAGGCGCTGGTTGGCAACAATACCCACCGCCCATCCGTCCACGCGGGCATAACCACACACGATGGTCTTGCCGTACTCTTCTTTGAAAGCATCAAAACTTCCTGCATCCACAATGCAGTTGATGATACCGGTTACATCGTAGGGTTTGGTATTTCCCTCACTCATGATGCCATAGATATCACCATTATTTTTTTCCGGTGCTTTTGATCTGATCCGGTCAAAGCCGGCCTTTTTGTGGTGGCCGATTTTTCCCATTATCTTCTTCACCTTGTCCAGGCATTCCTCTTCTGTCTTGAATTTATAATCGGCAATACCGCTGATGGCATTGTGTGTTTCTGCACCGCCCAGTGTTTCAATGTCTATGTCCTCGCCAATGGCAGCCTTCACCAGGTAAGGGCCGGCTAAAAAGATCGAACCATTGCCTTCCACCATCAGTGTCTCATCGCTCATGATGGGCAGGTAGGCGCCACCAGCCACACAGGCGCCCATTACGGCGGCTATCTGTGTAATACCCATGGCACTCATCTTTGCATTGTTGCGGAAGATGCGGCCGAAATGTTCTTTATCGGGAAAGATCTCGTCCTGCATGGGGAGGAAGACACCGGCACTGTCAACCAGGTATATGATGGGCAGGTTGTTCTCCATCGCTATTTCCTGCATCCGTAGATTCTTCTTACCGGTGATGGGGAACCAGGCACCTGCTTTCACGGTCTGGTCGTTTGCAACGATCACACACTGCCTGCCGCTTACATAACCAATACCGCTGACGGTGCCGCCTGCCGGGCAGCCCCCTTCATCGGGGTACATATCATAGCCGGCAAAAGCGCCTATCTCTGTAAAAGCGGCATCCTTATCGCACAAATATGCTATCCGTTCCCGGGCGGTGAGTTTGTTCCGCTCTTTTTGCCGGGCTGCCGATTTCTTTCCGCCGCCTTCATAGATCTTTTCCAGTCGTTGCCTTACCTGGCTCCAGGCCAGTTTCATTGCATCCTCGTTCTTGTTGAATTCAATGTTCATGCGAAATCGTTGTCAGTTAATGGTTCATGGTTCATGGTTCGGGGTTCATAGTTTATGGCCGGTAGCCGGAATTGTCAATGAAATTGTACATTTGATACAACCCGGGGCTATGAACCATTAACAATTCACCACGAACCTACTGACAAAAATATGGCTAATGAAATTAACCGCATACTAAAACTATTTGCCGACCTGCAGCATGGCGATTGCTGGATCGGGCTCAACTTTAAGGAAGTGCTGCATGGCATGGATGCGGGGAAGGCTGCCAGAACCCTCAGCGCAGACGGCAACAGTATCTGGATGCTGGTATCGCACCTTGTTTACTGGCGGACCACCGTGGTTAACCGCCTCACTGGAAGTGATAACCCGCCGCCGTTCAAGGATTTTTCACTGCCCCCGGAACTGGATGAGGCCAACTGGAAACAGGCCCTGCATGATTTTGAAGCAGCATATCATTTGCTCCGCAATGCCATACACCATTTTAATGAAGATAATCTCTATAAAGATTCTCCCAAAAAGGGGCAGACCTACTACGAACTCATTATAGGATGCCTGCAGCATGATGCCTACCACATGGGGCAAATGGCGCTGCTGAAGAAAAGTTTAGCTGGT
Encoded here:
- a CDS encoding tyrosine-type recombinase/integrase — encoded protein: MWEPYKKGFKAWLQLEKSLADNSVEAYLRDIEKLTDYLQTTRRMVTPQELKLKDLENFVQWTGELGMTVASQSRIISGMKSFYRYCVMEQIVTANPTELLESPRQKRMLPDTLSFEEIESIIAQIDLSKPEGGRNKAILETMYSCGLRVSELVNLRISCLFLDVGFIRVIGKGDKERLVPIGSEAIRYINIYRNDIRVHIKIKPGQEDFLFLNRRGSKLSRVMIF
- a CDS encoding YkgJ family cysteine cluster protein, with translation MQAVNLRSFRQKVRFNKKRLRAFLTKIEKDPPRGLDNLTRSLEPEVWKEVDCLSCANCCKTMSPTFTKTDIKRISKHFGQTPEEFTKKWLRKDRIGDMLNKVEPCQFLNLADNKCSIYEIRPADCSGFPHLPKRKMLDYMHIHKQNIEYCPATYKLVEKMQEAMEIGH
- a CDS encoding YraN family protein codes for the protein MAQHNKTGSLGENMAVEYLSGKGFAVLHRNWRHLHWEVDIIAQKDGILHFVEVKTRRTKKFGHPEEAVSKKKIQNLINASEEYLYQQPQWKRIQFNILAITIIKDEPVEYFLIEDVYL
- a CDS encoding acyl-CoA carboxylase subunit beta — encoded protein: MNIEFNKNEDAMKLAWSQVRQRLEKIYEGGGKKSAARQKERNKLTARERIAYLCDKDAAFTEIGAFAGYDMYPDEGGCPAGGTVSGIGYVSGRQCVIVANDQTVKAGAWFPITGKKNLRMQEIAMENNLPIIYLVDSAGVFLPMQDEIFPDKEHFGRIFRNNAKMSAMGITQIAAVMGACVAGGAYLPIMSDETLMVEGNGSIFLAGPYLVKAAIGEDIDIETLGGAETHNAISGIADYKFKTEEECLDKVKKIMGKIGHHKKAGFDRIRSKAPEKNNGDIYGIMSEGNTKPYDVTGIINCIVDAGSFDAFKEEYGKTIVCGYARVDGWAVGIVANQRLIVKSKKGEMQLGGVIYNDSADKAARFIMNCNQKRIPLVFLQDVTGFMVGSRSEHSGIIKDGAKLVNAVANSVVPKITIITGNSYGAGNYAMCGKAYDPRFIYAWPTAKIAVMGGEQAAKTMLQIQVATLKAKGKEITPEEEKKLLQQLIQRYDSQTTPYYAAARLWVDGIIDPGETRKYISEGIAAADHNPDIPEFKTGVFQV
- a CDS encoding DinB family protein, coding for MANEINRILKLFADLQHGDCWIGLNFKEVLHGMDAGKAARTLSADGNSIWMLVSHLVYWRTTVVNRLTGSDNPPPFKDFSLPPELDEANWKQALHDFEAAYHLLRNAIHHFNEDNLYKDSPKKGQTYYELIIGCLQHDAYHMGQMALLKKSLAG